A stretch of Corallococcus macrosporus DNA encodes these proteins:
- a CDS encoding alpha/beta hydrolase family protein — translation MSSMWVLETPQPKPDARIAYGEAPQQFTELRKPKGKGPHPVVLFVHGGFWRAEYGLEHAGHLCADLTKRGFATWSLEYRRVGQDGGGFPGTLEDVASAADHLMDAAPSLGLDLSNVVAMGHSAGGHLAMWLAARHRLTPKQALYRDAPLKLRGVVSLAGVLDLAQGAALDLGKGIVKTFMGGTPEQVPERYAVASPAALQPLKLPQVLIHGTEDDTVPLKVSEGFHARGVQQKDPVHLVPLKGAGHFELIDPRSKEWPRVVQAVRTLR, via the coding sequence GGCGAAGCCCCGCAGCAGTTCACCGAGCTGCGCAAGCCCAAGGGCAAGGGCCCGCACCCGGTGGTCCTCTTCGTCCACGGCGGCTTCTGGCGCGCCGAGTACGGCCTGGAGCACGCGGGCCACCTGTGCGCGGACCTGACGAAGCGCGGCTTCGCGACCTGGAGCCTGGAGTACCGCCGCGTGGGCCAGGACGGCGGCGGCTTCCCCGGCACCCTGGAGGACGTGGCCTCCGCGGCGGACCACCTGATGGACGCGGCTCCGTCCCTGGGCCTGGACCTGTCCAACGTCGTGGCCATGGGCCACTCCGCCGGCGGACACCTGGCCATGTGGCTGGCCGCGCGGCACCGCCTCACGCCGAAGCAGGCGCTGTACCGCGACGCACCCCTGAAGCTGAGGGGCGTGGTGTCCCTGGCCGGCGTGCTGGACCTCGCGCAGGGCGCGGCGCTGGACCTGGGCAAGGGCATCGTGAAGACCTTCATGGGCGGCACCCCGGAGCAGGTCCCGGAGCGCTACGCCGTTGCCTCGCCCGCCGCCCTCCAGCCGCTGAAGCTGCCGCAGGTCCTCATCCACGGCACCGAGGACGACACCGTCCCCCTGAAGGTCAGCGAGGGCTTCCACGCCCGGGGCGTCCAGCAGAAGGACCCCGTGCACCTGGTCCCCCTGAAGGGCGCGGGCCACTTCGAGCTCATCGACCCGCGCTCCAAGGAGTGGCCCCGCGTGGTACAGGCCGTGCGCACCCTGCGCTGA
- a CDS encoding glutamine synthetase family protein, whose product MEQKPLRDFLEIPYDELEELNLRVKEQRLRRESPDKIREERIKYLTDEKRIKAVTVCFTDLEGRLHMLDYDKKFLLKSADNLTFDGSSIRGFSAQAESDLRLNVDWSAFYWLPSDIFGPGKVLAFCEVLERDGTPYHSDMRGQLKRATEQLFQKDGTVFHAAPEIEGFLFKNRDAERHYHEEGKFEFISIGGYYHALPGDGLRTFIDKAAEAQRAMGFQNEKDHPEVAPSQFEMNFSYSEALVAADQIQLYKLLCRQVAAQQGLTASFLPKPVTGVNGNGMHINMSLSKNNKNLFYDKGGQDGLSAMGWDFIDRILTNANDICLVLNSSVNAYRRLDPHYEAPNQIKASANNRGAMVRIPFGNERSARVECRSVAPDANPYMVLFTLLKTGLEGPQPQEDAETKRSRTRFLPDNIYDAVRFFKGSQFVAQTLGEQVQGKYAELKIASADRCPKQLGTRVKESEIQFHHEVTNQYLWNLF is encoded by the coding sequence ATGGAGCAGAAGCCGCTGCGGGACTTCCTGGAGATTCCCTACGACGAGCTGGAGGAGCTCAACCTCCGGGTGAAGGAACAGCGCCTCCGCCGCGAGTCGCCGGACAAGATTCGCGAGGAGCGGATCAAGTACCTGACCGACGAGAAGCGCATCAAGGCCGTGACCGTGTGCTTCACCGACCTGGAAGGTCGGCTGCACATGCTGGACTACGACAAGAAGTTCCTCCTCAAGAGCGCGGACAACCTCACCTTCGACGGCTCGTCCATCCGCGGCTTCTCCGCGCAGGCGGAGAGCGACCTGCGCCTGAACGTGGACTGGAGCGCGTTCTACTGGCTGCCCTCCGACATCTTCGGGCCCGGCAAGGTGCTGGCGTTCTGCGAAGTGCTGGAGCGCGACGGCACGCCGTACCACTCGGACATGCGCGGCCAGCTCAAGCGCGCCACCGAGCAGCTGTTCCAGAAGGACGGCACCGTGTTCCACGCGGCGCCGGAAATCGAGGGCTTCCTCTTCAAGAACCGTGACGCCGAGCGCCACTACCACGAAGAGGGCAAGTTCGAGTTCATCTCCATCGGCGGCTACTACCACGCGCTGCCGGGCGACGGGCTGCGCACCTTCATCGACAAGGCCGCGGAAGCGCAGCGCGCCATGGGCTTCCAGAACGAGAAGGACCACCCGGAGGTGGCGCCCTCGCAGTTCGAGATGAACTTCTCCTACAGCGAGGCGCTGGTCGCCGCCGACCAGATCCAGCTCTACAAGCTGCTCTGCCGCCAGGTCGCCGCGCAGCAGGGGCTGACGGCCAGCTTCCTGCCCAAGCCCGTCACGGGCGTGAACGGCAACGGCATGCACATCAACATGTCGCTGTCGAAGAACAACAAGAACCTGTTCTACGACAAGGGCGGCCAGGACGGCCTGTCGGCCATGGGCTGGGACTTCATCGACCGCATCCTGACCAACGCGAACGACATCTGCCTGGTGCTCAACTCCAGCGTGAACGCGTACCGCCGGTTGGATCCGCACTACGAGGCGCCCAACCAGATCAAGGCCTCCGCGAACAACCGCGGCGCCATGGTGCGCATCCCGTTCGGCAACGAGCGCAGCGCGCGCGTCGAGTGCCGCTCCGTGGCGCCGGACGCGAACCCGTACATGGTGCTCTTCACGCTCCTGAAGACGGGCCTGGAGGGGCCGCAGCCGCAGGAGGACGCGGAGACCAAGCGCAGCCGCACGCGCTTCCTGCCGGACAACATCTACGACGCGGTGCGCTTCTTCAAGGGCAGCCAGTTCGTCGCGCAGACGCTGGGTGAGCAGGTGCAGGGCAAGTACGCGGAGCTGAAGATTGCCTCCGCGGACCGCTGCCCCAAGCAGCTGGGCACCCGCGTGAAGGAGTCGGAGATCCAGTTCCATCACGAGGTGACCAACCAGTACCTCTGGAACCTCTTCTAG
- a CDS encoding DUF1206 domain-containing protein — protein MATMDVMRGPGMERLSRGAKDAANHPWAKKLGRMGYAAKGAVYAIIGVLALKLAAGEGGRATDSHGAVATVAHGPFGIALLSLLAVGLVGFVVWRFAQAFADTEDKGSDAKGIAARAMYFISGAIYGSLALFAVKTVIGASQDKGKGTQGWTATLMEQPFGRVLVVLVGLGIIGFALKQFHTAWKAKFREKLTLTGLAASHQHRIERVCQFGIAARGVVFTVIGGFLVLAGVDANPGEAKGLGEALAVVARQPAGDVLLGVVAAGLVAYAAYLFLQARYRQL, from the coding sequence ATGGCGACGATGGACGTGATGCGTGGGCCGGGCATGGAGCGGCTGTCGCGGGGCGCGAAGGATGCCGCGAACCACCCGTGGGCGAAGAAGCTGGGCCGCATGGGCTACGCGGCGAAGGGCGCGGTCTACGCCATCATCGGCGTGCTGGCGCTGAAGCTCGCGGCGGGGGAGGGCGGCCGCGCGACGGACAGCCACGGCGCGGTGGCCACCGTGGCGCACGGGCCCTTCGGCATCGCGCTCTTGTCACTGCTGGCGGTGGGCCTGGTCGGCTTCGTCGTCTGGCGCTTCGCGCAGGCGTTCGCGGACACGGAGGACAAGGGCTCGGACGCGAAGGGCATCGCCGCGCGCGCCATGTACTTCATCAGCGGCGCCATCTACGGCTCGCTGGCGCTGTTCGCCGTGAAGACCGTCATCGGCGCTTCACAGGACAAGGGCAAGGGCACCCAGGGCTGGACGGCGACGCTGATGGAGCAGCCCTTCGGCCGCGTCCTGGTGGTGCTGGTGGGGCTGGGCATCATCGGCTTCGCGCTGAAGCAGTTCCACACGGCGTGGAAGGCGAAGTTCCGGGAGAAGCTCACGCTCACGGGCCTGGCGGCGAGCCATCAGCACCGCATCGAGCGCGTGTGCCAGTTCGGCATCGCGGCGCGGGGCGTGGTGTTCACCGTCATCGGTGGGTTCCTGGTGCTCGCGGGCGTGGACGCGAACCCCGGTGAGGCCAAGGGCCTGGGAGAGGCCCTGGCCGTCGTCGCCCGCCAACCCGCGGGCGACGTGCTCCTGGGGGTGGTGGCGGCGGGCCTGGTGGCCTACGCCGCCTACCTGTTCCTCCAGGCGCGCTACCGCCAGCTCTAG
- a CDS encoding TetR/AcrR family transcriptional regulator, translated as MARPVTIQDDVLLKAARELFLERGVRATTAEIAARAKVSPGILFKRFKSKEALFRAAMGSQTVDAEPPLPVDLDARVGKGRVEDTLVELGLGLAEKSQRFIPTLMMAWSNRQTPGGEATSPSDLERASGRAAARVEKIADYLAQEARLGRVRDGDFQVFAQTFVGALWHHAFLTVVGAGRKGSAPSREHVRRVVDTLWAGLAPPARAKR; from the coding sequence ATGGCCCGACCCGTCACCATCCAGGACGACGTGCTGCTCAAGGCGGCGCGAGAGCTGTTCCTCGAGCGCGGCGTGCGCGCCACCACCGCGGAGATCGCCGCGCGCGCGAAGGTGTCGCCCGGCATCCTCTTCAAGCGCTTCAAGAGCAAGGAGGCCCTGTTCCGCGCGGCCATGGGCTCGCAGACCGTGGACGCCGAGCCACCCCTGCCCGTGGACCTGGACGCGCGCGTGGGCAAGGGACGCGTGGAGGACACCCTCGTCGAGCTGGGCCTGGGGCTCGCGGAGAAGTCCCAGCGCTTCATCCCCACGCTGATGATGGCGTGGAGCAACCGCCAGACGCCCGGCGGTGAGGCGACGTCCCCCTCCGACCTGGAGCGGGCCTCGGGCCGGGCCGCCGCGCGCGTGGAGAAGATCGCCGACTACCTGGCCCAGGAGGCCCGGCTCGGCCGCGTGCGCGACGGCGACTTCCAGGTGTTCGCGCAGACCTTCGTCGGCGCCCTCTGGCACCACGCCTTCCTCACCGTGGTGGGCGCGGGCCGCAAGGGCTCAGCTCCTTCCCGTGAGCACGTGCGCCGCGTCGTGGACACGCTCTGGGCAGGGCTCGCGCCACCGGCCCGCGCGAAGCGCTGA
- a CDS encoding ferritin-like domain-containing protein encodes MNIHRLRRLFSRALHASLATPLVLAGCGTEGGVSTTDYSEIECTDRGFAVSDLTLIPAPDYVQLRYVSRNMGQPPDSYTQASSSGQACATATDVPACQEALENASVTEGFHHVCLDFCTDAFLVTTRGDEVKTHATLAELQQVLGTIDTGQEAVLKTFAAGYSLLCGNKEHGAVKRNDDGSFNVIATKGYACGPGTELTQHVVKVTASGEVQELEKRVLEKGDPNCSIGRRPVGLQVAEACEAPEALGRYFADAAHLEAASVHAFLRLRDELELHGADVGLQDAARRSAMEEVQHARVTDRLARRFGGTPQRPVVEDLPPRSLVEVALENAVEGCVRETYGALLAHHQALHARDLEVREAMVRIAEDETRHAALSWDIDQWARPRLSTQEREALREAQKRAVALLREEVLVPLDASIITEAGMPTPEAALALLDTLEQDLWA; translated from the coding sequence GTGAACATCCATCGACTGCGCCGTCTCTTCTCGCGGGCCCTGCACGCGTCGCTCGCCACGCCCCTGGTGCTGGCGGGCTGTGGCACGGAAGGGGGCGTGAGCACGACGGACTATTCGGAGATTGAGTGCACGGACCGGGGTTTCGCCGTCAGCGACCTGACGCTGATCCCGGCGCCGGACTACGTGCAGCTCCGCTACGTCAGCCGCAACATGGGCCAGCCCCCCGACTCCTACACCCAGGCGTCGTCCTCCGGTCAGGCGTGCGCGACGGCCACCGACGTCCCCGCGTGCCAGGAGGCGCTGGAGAACGCGAGCGTCACCGAGGGCTTCCACCACGTCTGCCTGGACTTCTGCACGGACGCCTTCCTGGTGACGACCCGGGGCGACGAGGTGAAGACGCACGCGACGCTGGCGGAGCTCCAGCAGGTGCTGGGCACCATCGACACCGGGCAGGAGGCGGTGCTCAAGACCTTCGCTGCGGGCTACTCCCTCCTCTGCGGGAACAAGGAGCACGGCGCGGTGAAGCGCAACGACGACGGCAGCTTCAACGTCATCGCCACGAAGGGCTACGCGTGCGGGCCGGGCACGGAGCTGACGCAGCACGTGGTGAAGGTGACCGCCTCCGGCGAGGTCCAGGAGCTGGAGAAGCGCGTCCTGGAGAAGGGGGACCCCAACTGCAGCATCGGCCGGCGGCCGGTGGGGCTCCAGGTCGCGGAAGCCTGCGAGGCGCCCGAGGCGCTGGGGCGCTACTTCGCGGACGCGGCGCACCTGGAGGCGGCGTCGGTCCATGCGTTCCTGCGGCTGCGCGACGAGCTGGAGCTGCACGGCGCGGACGTGGGCCTCCAGGACGCGGCTCGCCGCAGCGCCATGGAGGAGGTCCAGCACGCCCGGGTGACGGACCGCCTGGCGCGGCGCTTCGGCGGCACGCCCCAGCGTCCGGTGGTGGAGGACCTGCCGCCGCGCTCGCTGGTGGAGGTGGCCCTGGAGAACGCCGTGGAGGGCTGCGTGCGGGAGACGTACGGCGCGCTGCTCGCGCACCACCAGGCGCTGCACGCGCGGGACCTGGAGGTGCGCGAGGCCATGGTCCGCATCGCGGAGGACGAGACGCGGCACGCGGCGCTGTCGTGGGACATCGACCAGTGGGCCCGCCCGCGCCTCTCCACCCAGGAGCGTGAGGCCCTGCGCGAGGCGCAGAAGCGCGCGGTGGCGCTCCTGCGGGAAGAGGTCCTGGTGCCGCTGGACGCGAGCATCATCACGGAGGCGGGCATGCCCACGCCCGAGGCGGCCCTGGCGCTGCTGGACACGCTGGAGCAGGACCTCTGGGCATGA
- a CDS encoding SDR family oxidoreductase → MILVTGATGNIGREVVARLSAEGVPLRVVTRDAKRVAALPPGIERVVGDLRDRATVEQAVRGVRRLFLVSPMDDVEGRAEAVLVEEARRAGVTHVVKLSSLGTGNSGIAGKHRDSEQRLRDSGMAWTFVRPGMFMSNALQWAGNVKAGTPIFTPTASGRMAPIDPRDIAEVAALALTRDGHEGQAYALTGEELLSAHDQVAILSRVLGRPLRCVDVPVEGALANVRKAGMPSWLVEGLGELWAAVRSGKGEVTTPEVARLTGHAPGTFEAWARRHRDAFA, encoded by the coding sequence ATGATTCTGGTGACCGGAGCGACAGGGAACATCGGCAGGGAAGTGGTGGCGCGGCTGTCCGCGGAGGGCGTCCCGCTGCGGGTCGTCACCCGCGACGCGAAGAGGGTGGCGGCGCTTCCGCCCGGCATCGAGCGCGTGGTGGGGGACCTGCGCGACCGCGCCACGGTGGAGCAGGCGGTGCGCGGCGTGCGGCGGCTGTTCCTGGTGTCGCCGATGGATGACGTGGAGGGGCGCGCGGAGGCCGTGCTCGTGGAGGAGGCGCGGCGGGCGGGCGTGACGCACGTGGTGAAGCTGTCCTCGCTGGGCACGGGCAACAGCGGCATCGCCGGGAAGCACCGTGACAGCGAGCAGCGGCTGCGCGACTCCGGGATGGCGTGGACCTTCGTGCGCCCCGGCATGTTCATGTCCAACGCGCTCCAGTGGGCGGGCAACGTGAAGGCGGGGACGCCCATCTTCACGCCGACGGCCTCCGGACGGATGGCGCCCATCGACCCCCGGGACATCGCGGAGGTGGCGGCGCTGGCGCTCACCCGGGACGGTCACGAGGGACAGGCCTACGCGCTGACCGGCGAGGAGCTGCTGAGCGCCCACGACCAGGTGGCCATCCTCTCCCGCGTGCTGGGCCGGCCGCTGCGGTGCGTGGACGTGCCCGTCGAAGGCGCGCTCGCGAACGTGCGCAAGGCGGGGATGCCCTCGTGGCTGGTGGAGGGGCTGGGCGAGCTCTGGGCGGCGGTCCGCTCCGGCAAGGGCGAGGTCACGACGCCGGAGGTGGCGCGGCTGACGGGCCACGCGCCCGGGACCTTCGAGGCCTGGGCCCGGCGCCACCGCGACGCCTTCGCCTAG
- a CDS encoding C39 family peptidase codes for MNARARVLSAVLLASCIWACASSPPSASPDASPEAGSPARLWQKTSVAGDLARFSRDGTRVTAEGALELDPSSSKEGTDPFPAGGWLDGGSFYNGGAFRFGTATSEVQSVPGGFDSVVPSFDAQTPPGTWVKLTVAARIEGTWTRDYELGVWAFDTATVARHSVDGQGDADGNVLTDTLNLKRRADALRVTVHLFSDRADSSPRVRALAAAVTDTRLKPQDAASDRAAWGVVLDVPGYSQMIYPDGGEVWCSPTSTTMLLGYWSRKLGRADLQHPVPTAAAHTYDWVYKGTGNWSFNTAYASNMAGGALHGLVARFDSFAPVERLVSAGIPVSISIAYEPGELPGGAARRTDGHLIVVKGFTDTGDVVVNDPAFGSNETTSATYPRAALWRAWQHSRGAAYVLWPAGTPLPAPGLVPLP; via the coding sequence GTGAACGCCCGCGCTCGCGTCCTCTCCGCCGTCCTGCTGGCCTCCTGCATCTGGGCCTGCGCCTCCTCGCCGCCGTCGGCCTCGCCGGATGCGTCTCCGGAGGCCGGCTCGCCCGCGCGCCTGTGGCAGAAGACGTCCGTGGCGGGGGACCTCGCGCGCTTCTCCCGGGACGGCACGCGCGTCACCGCCGAGGGCGCGCTGGAGCTGGACCCGTCCTCCTCCAAGGAGGGCACCGACCCGTTCCCCGCCGGCGGCTGGCTGGATGGCGGCAGCTTCTACAATGGCGGCGCCTTCCGCTTCGGCACCGCCACCTCCGAAGTCCAGTCCGTCCCCGGCGGCTTCGACAGCGTCGTGCCGTCCTTCGACGCGCAGACGCCTCCCGGCACCTGGGTGAAGCTCACCGTCGCCGCCCGCATCGAGGGCACCTGGACCCGGGACTACGAGCTGGGCGTCTGGGCCTTCGACACCGCCACCGTCGCCCGCCACAGCGTGGACGGCCAGGGCGACGCCGACGGCAACGTCCTCACCGACACCCTCAACCTCAAGCGCCGCGCGGACGCCCTGCGCGTCACCGTCCACCTCTTCTCCGACCGCGCGGACTCGAGCCCCCGCGTCCGGGCGCTCGCCGCCGCCGTCACCGACACGCGCCTCAAGCCCCAGGACGCCGCGTCCGACCGCGCCGCGTGGGGCGTCGTGCTCGACGTGCCGGGCTACTCGCAGATGATCTACCCCGACGGCGGCGAGGTCTGGTGCTCCCCCACGTCCACCACCATGCTGCTCGGCTACTGGAGCCGGAAGCTGGGCCGCGCGGACCTGCAACACCCCGTGCCCACCGCCGCCGCCCATACCTATGACTGGGTCTACAAGGGCACCGGCAACTGGAGCTTCAACACCGCCTACGCCTCCAACATGGCGGGCGGCGCGCTGCACGGGCTCGTCGCCCGCTTCGACTCCTTCGCCCCCGTGGAGCGCCTCGTCTCCGCTGGCATCCCCGTCAGCATCAGCATCGCCTACGAACCCGGTGAGCTCCCCGGCGGCGCCGCCCGCCGCACCGACGGCCACCTCATCGTCGTGAAGGGCTTCACCGATACAGGCGACGTCGTCGTCAACGACCCTGCTTTCGGCTCCAACGAAACCACCAGCGCCACCTACCCCCGCGCCGCGCTGTGGCGCGCCTGGCAGCACTCAAGGGGGGCCGCGTACGTGCTCTGGCCCGCCGGAACGCCCCTGCCCGCGCCGGGGCTGGTGCCCCTCCCGTAG